The DNA sequence GCAGTACAGCTGGTCTCAAAAGCGGAGATGGTCGATGGCAGATGAAACAAAGGTTTACCCATCCGGGTTGACCGAAAAGGAAGCCGAAGAAATCCAGGGCGGCCTGATGTGGGGCACCCGGATCTATGCGGCAATCGCGATCCTGGCGCACATCCTGGCGTACATGCTTACGCCTTGGCTCAAGTAAGGGGAGGCCGTAATCATGAATGAAGGTCGTATCTGGCTCTATGTCCGCCCGACGGTTGGTATTCCGTTGTTCTTCATCGCCTTTGTTCTGGCAGCGCTCGCGGTGCACGCGTCGATCCTGAACAACACCACCTGGTTCGCTGCCTATTGGCAGGGCGCCGCTCCGGTCGCGACCAGCGCCGAAGCTCCGACCGCCACCGCCACCAAGGCGGGCTGAACGGACGGCTCGGCTCGGCGCCCAGGCGCCGGGTCGTGACACGAAAAGGCCGGGGTCTCGCGACCCCGGCCTTTTTCGCGTCCGGCGCAGGTGGCGGAGCGTGATCGAGCGCTCTAGGCGTTGCCGCGCCGGCTCATGAAGGCCAGCCGTTCGAACAGCATCACATCGGCCTCGTTCTTCAACAGCGCGCCGTGCAGCGGCGGG is a window from the Polymorphobacter fuscus genome containing:
- a CDS encoding light-harvesting protein, translating into MADETKVYPSGLTEKEAEEIQGGLMWGTRIYAAIAILAHILAYMLTPWLK
- a CDS encoding light-harvesting protein is translated as MNEGRIWLYVRPTVGIPLFFIAFVLAALAVHASILNNTTWFAAYWQGAAPVATSAEAPTATATKAG